The following proteins are encoded in a genomic region of Gossypium hirsutum isolate 1008001.06 chromosome D05, Gossypium_hirsutum_v2.1, whole genome shotgun sequence:
- the LOC121217245 gene encoding uncharacterized protein — protein MTEKKQISNVTVPERRGGTSTCTEYLTISNFEELFEYSGYNLSTLKILMLSKLTESRQIIEKDQTSSQHHLHPICFPNLNLIRIINCENLKCLFPLTLAHGGLPNLGRLYLRRVSKLKQVFEGDEPNVSKDEEKVMHLPRLTYLRLDELPNLVSFSPVGYHFVFPFLIDLQVEGCPNITTRFSVDSEKSVHAKTKAS, from the exons ATGACAGAAAAGAAGCAAATAAGCAACGTGACAGTCCCTGAAAGGAGAGGAGGAACATCAACATGTACGGAATATTTAACAATTTCCAATTTTGAAGAGTTATTTGAATATTCTGGATATAATCTTTCAACTCTAAAGATCCTAATGTTGTCCAAACTAACTGAATCGCGG CAAATAATTGAGAAGGATCAAACTTCATCACAAcatcatctccatcctatttgcTTCCCTAATTTGAATTTGATTAGAATCATTAACTGTGAAAACTTGAAATGTCTCTTCCCCCTTACTCttgctcatggtggccttccAAACCTAGGTCGATTATACCTTAGAAGGGTCTCCAAATTAAAGCAGGTGTTTGAAGGAGATGAGCCAAATGTGAGTAAGGACGAAGAGAAAGTGATGCACCTACCTCGATTAACTTACTTACGGCTTGATGAGCTACCAAACCTCGTGAGCTTCAGCCCTGTGGGTTATCATTTTGTTTTCCCATTTTTGATTGATTTACAAGTAGAAGGTTGTCCCAACATAACCACAAGATTTAGTGTTGATTCAGAGAAATCAGTGCATGCCAAAACAAAG GCAAGCTAA
- the LOC107903646 gene encoding probable disease resistance protein At4g27220 isoform X2, with product MGCGFCEAALSNTVGTLVVDCVVKPVGRQLDYVRRFHDNVEKLREKKRELADARKRLLLKIEEAKNRLLLIEDDVQNLQSRADETLSDMGTLEEEIQLNKRCLNWCPNWSWRYQLSKKAMKKIQDISELLDKFGQLGPVGYPAPTALPTIDFLCSKEFVFSKSSETAFYQIIEALKDENINMIGLWGMGGVGKTTLAREVGSQAQKLNLFDKVVITTVSQKPNLERIQDQIAQYIGFDMKNEQGRRSEQELWLRLKNEPRILIILDDIWESINLKEKIGIPIGDDHKGCKVLLTTRRQQVCRAMDCQNVVQLDCLDDDEAWTLFEKKAGLDDFSDDSIKILANQIVKKCKGLPIAIVPLGSALKGKTHHEWQAAYRRLKDRRLTEIEDVNEENAYVCLEASFDYLKTMETKTCFLLCSLFPEDDEIYVENLVGYAWGLELYKGMDSIKDVSSEVLASIETLKNSGLLLDCEERHVKMHDVVRQFALWIASSRKEISFGTVETLPMDESSKHYRAISFETGQTDELPKGVVFPYLKLLLLGGNRLMETSSEFFEGMKALQVCALKDQLISLAAFKFHMNLRTLCLIDCQLSDISMLGKLKSLHILSLSGSDIIELPTEAGDLENLRLLVLSYCYKLRSIPPNLIRRLSNLEELYLHGCSSLKWATDNSTKRESYSSLSELNSLPKLVVISLDISSEHLPDGFVFRRLWSFDFCIGIERKMWYQKRDMWFQKRETYPISRSLRIDNSVDACKQLFEDVESLQLNHVEGHRNLVPSLDLGFSKLTSLDLRCCDSMQCLIDASKQQVPITTLSNLRKLSLNDLSFLEELCNGPQPQGFLQKLEEFKVESCHSMKVLFPIAELRSIEQEGPGRHLSLQSLKIVEIEGCNNLKYIFPMSVANSLGQLHTLKIKSCLQLEDIIQDPQVAYVCLLQSLREVSLIDLPQLKGRDVNDIMLTQSSLQKLKVHNCPQLTHFIISTTIQKLELSEMTEKKQISNVTVPERRGGTSTCTEYLTISNFEELFEYSGYNLSTLYFLRLYKLTELRVIWSGPIQVEHFQNLAQLTVQDCRRLRYIFSPTIARNLPQLWTLVISNCEELEQMIEKDQTSSQHHLQPICFPNLSYISIRNCENLKCLFPITLAHGGLPNLLRLCLKWVSKLEQVFEGDESNLNKEEEKVIRLPQLCSLELIELSNLVSFSPVGYHFIFPSLTDLRVKGCPNITTRFSVDSEKSVHAKTQASQSVEEIIVEDSVTAQETAWPIGSDIYMRTIEDSDF from the exons ATGGGTTGCGGATTTTGTGAGGCTGCTCTTTCTAACACAGTTGGAACACTGGTTGTAGACTGTGTGGTGAAGCCGGTAGGACGTCAACTTGATTATGTCCGTCGCTTTCATGACAATGTTGAAAAGCTCCGAGAGAAAAAGCGTGAACTTGCAGATGCACGAAAGCGTCTACTACTTAAGATTGAGGAAGCTAAAAACCGGCTTCTACTAATTGAAGATGATGTACAGAACTTGCAATCAAGGGCAGACGAAACACTGTCTGATATGGGAACTCTGGAGGAGGAAATCCAACTGAATAAGAGGTGTCTCAATTGGTGTCCTAATTGGAGTTGGCGATATCAATTAAGCAAGAAAGCAATGAAGAAAATCCAGGATATCTCTGAGCTTTTGGACAAATTTGGTCAACTTGGACCAGTCGGTTACCCTGCTCCTACTGCCCTTCCCACTATAGATTTCCTATGTTCTAAAGAATTTGTGTTTTCGAAATCTTCAGAGACTGCATTCTATCAAATCATTGAAGCCTTAAAAGATGAGAATATCAACATGATTGGGTTGTGGGGGATGGGAGGGGTGGGCAAGACCACCCTGGCTCGTGAAGTTGGAAGTCAAGCTCAAAAACTGAACTTGTTTGACAAAGTTGTGATTACGACTGTGTCTCAAAAGCCAAATCTTGAGAGAATTCAAGATCAAATTGCACAATACATAGGCTTTGATATGAAGAATGAACAAGGAAGAAGATCCGAGCAAGAATTATGGTTAAGGCTGAAGAATGAACCGAGGATTCTTATCATCCTTGATGATATTTGGGAATCTATCAACTTAAAGGAGAAGATAGGAATTCCAATTGGGGATGATCATAAAGGCTGCAAAGTTCTTTTAACAACACGCCGTCAACAAGTATGTCGAGCTATGGATTGTCAAAACGTGGTACAACTTGACTGTTTGGATGATGATGAAGCTTGGACTCTGTTTGAAAAGAAAGCAGGTCTAGATGACTTTTCTGATGATTCTATTAAAATCCTAGCAAATCAAATTGTCAAAAAATGCAAGGGTTTGCCTATAGCTATAGTTCCTCTGGGAAGTGCCTTGAAAGGTAAAACCCATCACGAGTGGCAAGCTGCATACCGGAGACTCAAAGATCGTAGGTTGACTGAAATTGAGGATGTTAATGAAGAAAATGCCTATGTATGTCTTGAGGCGAGCTTCGACTACTTGAAGACTATGGAGACCAAGACATGTTTCTTGTTGTGCTCTTTATTTCCTGAAGATGATGAGATTTATGTGGAGAACTTGGTAGGATATGCATGGGGACTGGAGTTGTATAAAGGCATGGACTCAATTAAAGATGTTAGCAGTGAAGTGCTTGCATCAATTGAGACCCTCAAGAACTCCGGTTTGTTGCTAGATTGCGAAGAAAGGCATGTCAAAATGCATGACGTGGTTCGCCAATTTGCTTTGTGGATAGCATCTTCAAGAAAGGAGATTTCTTTTGGGACTGTTGAAACACTCCCGATGGATGAAAGTTCCAAGCATTACAGGGCAATCTCCTTTGAAACTGGTCAAACGGATGAACTTCCTAAAGGAGTGGTTTTTCCATACCTCAAACTTCTTTTACTTGGTGGCAATCGTTTAATGGAAACTTCAAGCGAATTCTTTGAGGGTATGAAGGCATTACAAGTTTGTGCTTTGAAAGATCAATTGATATCTCTAGCTGCATTTAAGTTTCATATGAACCTTCGAACTTTGTGTTTGATTGATTGTCAACTCTCTGACATCTCGATGCTTGGGAAGCTGAAGTCACTTCATATTCTCTCTTTAAGTGGATCTGATATCATTGAATTGCCGACTGAAGCTGGTGATCTAGAAAATCTAAGACTGTTGGTTTTATCGTATTGCTATAAACTACGAAGTATCCCTCCTAATTTAATACGAAGATTGTCCAATTTAGAAGAACTATACTTGCATGGTTGTAGTTCATTAAAATGGGCGactgataattcaactaaaagggaAAGCTATTCCAGCCTATCAGAGTTGAATTCATTGCCAAAGTTGGTTGTAATATCATTGGATATTTCTTCTGAACATCTTCCAGATGGCTTTGTGTTTCGAAGATTATGGAGCTTTGATTTTTGCATTGGCATAGAAAGAAAAATGTGGTACCAAAAGAGGGATATGTGGTTTCAAAAGAGGGAAACTTATCCAATCTCAAGATCTTTGAGAATCGATAACTCTGTAGATGCATGCAAGCAACTATTTGAAGATGTAGAATCTCTTCAATTGAATCATGTGGAGGGTCACCGAAACCTTGTTCCAAGCTTGGACTTGGGATTTAGTAAGTTGACTTCTCTAGATCTTCGTTGTTGCGACTCTATGCAATGCCTAATTGATGCATCAAAGCAGCAAGTGCCAATCACTACACTCTCTAATTTGAGAAAGTTATCATTAAATGATTTATCCTTTTTGGAAGAGTTGTGCAATGGTCCCCAACCGCAAGGGTTTTTACAAAAGCTTGAAGAGTTTAAAGTTGAAAGTTGCCATAGTATGAAAGTGTTATTCCCGATTGCTGAATTAAGGAGCATAGAACAAGAAGGGCCCGGTCGTCATTTAAGCCTCCAAAGTCTGAAGATTGTTGAAATAGAGGGATGCAATAATTTGAAATATATCTTCCCAATGTCAGTTGCTAATAGCCTTGGCCAATTGCATACTTTGAAGATAAAGAGTTGCTTGCAATTGGAAGACATAATCCAAGATCCACAAGTGGCATACGTATGTCTACTCCAAAGTCTAAGGGAA GTTTCGTTGATTGATTTGCCTCAATTGAAAGGAAGGGATGTGAACGACATTATGCTCACACAATCGTCTTTGCAAAAGTTAAAAGTGCACAACTGTCCTCAATTGACACATTTTATTATTTCGACTACGATACAA AAATTGGAGTTATCGGAGATGACAGAAAAGAAGCAAATAAGCAACGTGACAGTCCCTGAAAGAAGAGGAGGAACATCAACATGTACGGAATATTTAACAATTTCTAATTTTGAAGAGTTATTTGAATATTCTGGATATAATCTTTCAACTCTATACTTCCTACGGTTGTACAAACTGACTGAATTGCGGGTGATTTGGAGTGGTCCCATCCAAGTTGAACACTTTCAAAATCTCGCTCAATTGACAGTCCAAGATTGCAGAAGGTTAAGATACATCTTCTCACCTACCATCGCTCGAAATTTGCCACAATTGTGGACTTTGGTTATATCTAACTGTGAGGAATTGGAGCAAATGATTGAGAAGGATCAAACTTCATCACAACATCATCTCCAACCCATTTGCTTCCCTAATTTGAGTTATATTTCAATAAGGAATTGTGAAAACTTGAAATGTCTCTTCCCCATTACTCTTGCTCATGGCGGCCTTCCAAACCTATTGAGATTATGCCTTAAATGGGTCTCCAAATTAGAGCAGGTGTTTGAAGGAGATGAGTCAAATCTGAATAAGGAAGAAGAGAAAGTGATACGCCTACCTCAGCTTTGCTCCTTAGAGCTTATTGAGCTATCAAACCTCGTGAGCTTCAGCCCTGTGGGTTATCATTTTATTTTCCCATCTTTGACGGATTTACGAGTAAAAGGTTGTCCCAACATAACCACAAGATTTAGTGTTGATTCAGAGAAATCAGTGCATGCCAAAACACAG GCAAGCCAATCAGTTGAAGAAATTATAGTGGAAGATTCTGTTACAGCTCAAGAAACTGCATGGCCAATTGGTAGTGATATATATATGCGGACAATTGAAGATAGTGATTTTTGA
- the LOC107903646 gene encoding probable disease resistance protein At4g27220 isoform X1, whose amino-acid sequence MGCGFCEAALSNTVGTLVVDCVVKPVGRQLDYVRRFHDNVEKLREKKRELADARKRLLLKIEEAKNRLLLIEDDVQNLQSRADETLSDMGTLEEEIQLNKRCLNWCPNWSWRYQLSKKAMKKIQDISELLDKFGQLGPVGYPAPTALPTIDFLCSKEFVFSKSSETAFYQIIEALKDENINMIGLWGMGGVGKTTLAREVGSQAQKLNLFDKVVITTVSQKPNLERIQDQIAQYIGFDMKNEQGRRSEQELWLRLKNEPRILIILDDIWESINLKEKIGIPIGDDHKGCKVLLTTRRQQVCRAMDCQNVVQLDCLDDDEAWTLFEKKAGLDDFSDDSIKILANQIVKKCKGLPIAIVPLGSALKGKTHHEWQAAYRRLKDRRLTEIEDVNEENAYVCLEASFDYLKTMETKTCFLLCSLFPEDDEIYVENLVGYAWGLELYKGMDSIKDVSSEVLASIETLKNSGLLLDCEERHVKMHDVVRQFALWIASSRKEISFGTVETLPMDESSKHYRAISFETGQTDELPKGVVFPYLKLLLLGGNRLMETSSEFFEGMKALQVCALKDQLISLAAFKFHMNLRTLCLIDCQLSDISMLGKLKSLHILSLSGSDIIELPTEAGDLENLRLLVLSYCYKLRSIPPNLIRRLSNLEELYLHGCSSLKWATDNSTKRESYSSLSELNSLPKLVVISLDISSEHLPDGFVFRRLWSFDFCIGIERKMWYQKRDMWFQKRETYPISRSLRIDNSVDACKQLFEDVESLQLNHVEGHRNLVPSLDLGFSKLTSLDLRCCDSMQCLIDASKQQVPITTLSNLRKLSLNDLSFLEELCNGPQPQGFLQKLEEFKVESCHSMKVLFPIAELRSIEQEGPGRHLSLQSLKIVEIEGCNNLKYIFPMSVANSLGQLHTLKIKSCLQLEDIIQDPQVAYVCLLQSLREVSLIDLPQLKGRDVNDIMLTQSSLQKLKVHNCPQLTHFIISTTIQELVFGKMTNEQLSNLHLCKYEELEQDQTSSQQHTLPICFPNLILIDILECESLKSLFPIIVDKGSSKKLNVPNLQTLKIERCFVMEEIIQDSRVSTISFQCLREIQVTESNDLKFLFPMCIANSLGKLQTLKIERCFGMKEIIQDSQVSSTISFQCLREVQVTECNKLKFLLPMCVANSLGQLQTLRIKNCFQLQEIIQGPEVLISMSQGLARLNEVELINLPQLKGRDRNNIVLTSPSLRVLKVRDCPQLTPFIVPTNIQKLELSEMTEKKQISNVTVPERRGGTSTCTEYLTISNFEELFEYSGYNLSTLYFLRLYKLTELRVIWSGPIQVEHFQNLAQLTVQDCRRLRYIFSPTIARNLPQLWTLVISNCEELEQMIEKDQTSSQHHLQPICFPNLSYISIRNCENLKCLFPITLAHGGLPNLLRLCLKWVSKLEQVFEGDESNLNKEEEKVIRLPQLCSLELIELSNLVSFSPVGYHFIFPSLTDLRVKGCPNITTRFSVDSEKSVHAKTQASQSVEEIIVEDSVTAQETAWPIGSDIYMRTIEDSDF is encoded by the exons ATGGGTTGCGGATTTTGTGAGGCTGCTCTTTCTAACACAGTTGGAACACTGGTTGTAGACTGTGTGGTGAAGCCGGTAGGACGTCAACTTGATTATGTCCGTCGCTTTCATGACAATGTTGAAAAGCTCCGAGAGAAAAAGCGTGAACTTGCAGATGCACGAAAGCGTCTACTACTTAAGATTGAGGAAGCTAAAAACCGGCTTCTACTAATTGAAGATGATGTACAGAACTTGCAATCAAGGGCAGACGAAACACTGTCTGATATGGGAACTCTGGAGGAGGAAATCCAACTGAATAAGAGGTGTCTCAATTGGTGTCCTAATTGGAGTTGGCGATATCAATTAAGCAAGAAAGCAATGAAGAAAATCCAGGATATCTCTGAGCTTTTGGACAAATTTGGTCAACTTGGACCAGTCGGTTACCCTGCTCCTACTGCCCTTCCCACTATAGATTTCCTATGTTCTAAAGAATTTGTGTTTTCGAAATCTTCAGAGACTGCATTCTATCAAATCATTGAAGCCTTAAAAGATGAGAATATCAACATGATTGGGTTGTGGGGGATGGGAGGGGTGGGCAAGACCACCCTGGCTCGTGAAGTTGGAAGTCAAGCTCAAAAACTGAACTTGTTTGACAAAGTTGTGATTACGACTGTGTCTCAAAAGCCAAATCTTGAGAGAATTCAAGATCAAATTGCACAATACATAGGCTTTGATATGAAGAATGAACAAGGAAGAAGATCCGAGCAAGAATTATGGTTAAGGCTGAAGAATGAACCGAGGATTCTTATCATCCTTGATGATATTTGGGAATCTATCAACTTAAAGGAGAAGATAGGAATTCCAATTGGGGATGATCATAAAGGCTGCAAAGTTCTTTTAACAACACGCCGTCAACAAGTATGTCGAGCTATGGATTGTCAAAACGTGGTACAACTTGACTGTTTGGATGATGATGAAGCTTGGACTCTGTTTGAAAAGAAAGCAGGTCTAGATGACTTTTCTGATGATTCTATTAAAATCCTAGCAAATCAAATTGTCAAAAAATGCAAGGGTTTGCCTATAGCTATAGTTCCTCTGGGAAGTGCCTTGAAAGGTAAAACCCATCACGAGTGGCAAGCTGCATACCGGAGACTCAAAGATCGTAGGTTGACTGAAATTGAGGATGTTAATGAAGAAAATGCCTATGTATGTCTTGAGGCGAGCTTCGACTACTTGAAGACTATGGAGACCAAGACATGTTTCTTGTTGTGCTCTTTATTTCCTGAAGATGATGAGATTTATGTGGAGAACTTGGTAGGATATGCATGGGGACTGGAGTTGTATAAAGGCATGGACTCAATTAAAGATGTTAGCAGTGAAGTGCTTGCATCAATTGAGACCCTCAAGAACTCCGGTTTGTTGCTAGATTGCGAAGAAAGGCATGTCAAAATGCATGACGTGGTTCGCCAATTTGCTTTGTGGATAGCATCTTCAAGAAAGGAGATTTCTTTTGGGACTGTTGAAACACTCCCGATGGATGAAAGTTCCAAGCATTACAGGGCAATCTCCTTTGAAACTGGTCAAACGGATGAACTTCCTAAAGGAGTGGTTTTTCCATACCTCAAACTTCTTTTACTTGGTGGCAATCGTTTAATGGAAACTTCAAGCGAATTCTTTGAGGGTATGAAGGCATTACAAGTTTGTGCTTTGAAAGATCAATTGATATCTCTAGCTGCATTTAAGTTTCATATGAACCTTCGAACTTTGTGTTTGATTGATTGTCAACTCTCTGACATCTCGATGCTTGGGAAGCTGAAGTCACTTCATATTCTCTCTTTAAGTGGATCTGATATCATTGAATTGCCGACTGAAGCTGGTGATCTAGAAAATCTAAGACTGTTGGTTTTATCGTATTGCTATAAACTACGAAGTATCCCTCCTAATTTAATACGAAGATTGTCCAATTTAGAAGAACTATACTTGCATGGTTGTAGTTCATTAAAATGGGCGactgataattcaactaaaagggaAAGCTATTCCAGCCTATCAGAGTTGAATTCATTGCCAAAGTTGGTTGTAATATCATTGGATATTTCTTCTGAACATCTTCCAGATGGCTTTGTGTTTCGAAGATTATGGAGCTTTGATTTTTGCATTGGCATAGAAAGAAAAATGTGGTACCAAAAGAGGGATATGTGGTTTCAAAAGAGGGAAACTTATCCAATCTCAAGATCTTTGAGAATCGATAACTCTGTAGATGCATGCAAGCAACTATTTGAAGATGTAGAATCTCTTCAATTGAATCATGTGGAGGGTCACCGAAACCTTGTTCCAAGCTTGGACTTGGGATTTAGTAAGTTGACTTCTCTAGATCTTCGTTGTTGCGACTCTATGCAATGCCTAATTGATGCATCAAAGCAGCAAGTGCCAATCACTACACTCTCTAATTTGAGAAAGTTATCATTAAATGATTTATCCTTTTTGGAAGAGTTGTGCAATGGTCCCCAACCGCAAGGGTTTTTACAAAAGCTTGAAGAGTTTAAAGTTGAAAGTTGCCATAGTATGAAAGTGTTATTCCCGATTGCTGAATTAAGGAGCATAGAACAAGAAGGGCCCGGTCGTCATTTAAGCCTCCAAAGTCTGAAGATTGTTGAAATAGAGGGATGCAATAATTTGAAATATATCTTCCCAATGTCAGTTGCTAATAGCCTTGGCCAATTGCATACTTTGAAGATAAAGAGTTGCTTGCAATTGGAAGACATAATCCAAGATCCACAAGTGGCATACGTATGTCTACTCCAAAGTCTAAGGGAA GTTTCGTTGATTGATTTGCCTCAATTGAAAGGAAGGGATGTGAACGACATTATGCTCACACAATCGTCTTTGCAAAAGTTAAAAGTGCACAACTGTCCTCAATTGACACATTTTATTATTTCGACTACGATACAA GAATTGGTGTTTGGGAAGATGACAAATGAACAATTGAGCAATTTGCATTTATGTAAATATGAGGAATTGGAGCAAGATCAAACGTCATCACAACAGCATACCTTACCTATTTGCTTTCCAAATCTGATTCTAATTGATATCTTGGAATGTGAAAGCTTGAAATCTCTCTTTCCAATTATTGTTGATAAAGGTAGCTCTAAAAAACTAAATGTGCCCAATTTGCAAACTCTGAAGATAGAGAGGTGCTTTGTAATGGAAGAAATAATCCAAGACTCACGAGTATCAACCATAAGCTTTCAATGCCTGAGGGAAATACAAGTCACAGAAAGTAATGATTTGAAATTTCTCTTCCCAATGTGTATTGCTAATAGTCTTGGGAAATTGCAAACCCTAAAGATAGAGAGATGCTTTGGAATGAAAGAAATAATTCAAGACTCACAAGTATCATCAACCATAAGCTTCCAATGCCTAAGGGAAGTACAAGTCACAGAATGTAATAAGTTGAAATTTCTCTTGCCAATGTGTGTTGCTAATAGTCTTGGGCAATTGCAAACTCTGAGGATAAAGAACTGTTTCCAATTGCAAGAAATAATTCAAGGACCAGAAGTGTTAATCTCAATGTCTCAAGGTCTTGCAAGATTGAATGAAGTTGAGTTGATTAATTTGCCTCAATTGAAAGGAAGGGATAGAAACAACATCGTGCTAACATCGCCATCTTTACGCGTGTTAAAAGTGAGAGATTGTCCTCAATTGACACCTTTTATCGTTCCAACTAATATACAA AAATTGGAGTTATCGGAGATGACAGAAAAGAAGCAAATAAGCAACGTGACAGTCCCTGAAAGAAGAGGAGGAACATCAACATGTACGGAATATTTAACAATTTCTAATTTTGAAGAGTTATTTGAATATTCTGGATATAATCTTTCAACTCTATACTTCCTACGGTTGTACAAACTGACTGAATTGCGGGTGATTTGGAGTGGTCCCATCCAAGTTGAACACTTTCAAAATCTCGCTCAATTGACAGTCCAAGATTGCAGAAGGTTAAGATACATCTTCTCACCTACCATCGCTCGAAATTTGCCACAATTGTGGACTTTGGTTATATCTAACTGTGAGGAATTGGAGCAAATGATTGAGAAGGATCAAACTTCATCACAACATCATCTCCAACCCATTTGCTTCCCTAATTTGAGTTATATTTCAATAAGGAATTGTGAAAACTTGAAATGTCTCTTCCCCATTACTCTTGCTCATGGCGGCCTTCCAAACCTATTGAGATTATGCCTTAAATGGGTCTCCAAATTAGAGCAGGTGTTTGAAGGAGATGAGTCAAATCTGAATAAGGAAGAAGAGAAAGTGATACGCCTACCTCAGCTTTGCTCCTTAGAGCTTATTGAGCTATCAAACCTCGTGAGCTTCAGCCCTGTGGGTTATCATTTTATTTTCCCATCTTTGACGGATTTACGAGTAAAAGGTTGTCCCAACATAACCACAAGATTTAGTGTTGATTCAGAGAAATCAGTGCATGCCAAAACACAG GCAAGCCAATCAGTTGAAGAAATTATAGTGGAAGATTCTGTTACAGCTCAAGAAACTGCATGGCCAATTGGTAGTGATATATATATGCGGACAATTGAAGATAGTGATTTTTGA